The Acanthopagrus latus isolate v.2019 chromosome 11, fAcaLat1.1, whole genome shotgun sequence genome segment aatcagagcagactgggcttctTGGCAGACCTTAAAGAGACTGAAATGTTCAAACAGAGGGTGAATTGAGGCgctgcagcagtagcagcatgtaaacattgagtagataatgaaaataaaagtttgaccctgaaaaatgagcataatatgggacctttacaAATAATGTCAGTTGCAAtctatgaaatgaaatgaaagtaaacaaaaaaaacacctgcacacaaaataaaagtttgaaattgAGACCCCAAAACCTTGAATCATGTTTAAATCCACGTTGTTTTTCAATGCTTCAGAATACaatggcttttttaaaaatggcttaTGGTCACTCAGTTCTCCAGAAACTGAGCAAAATACTCTCCTGTGAAACACCAAACTGATGATGATTCACACATTCATGAAACACTGTATGAGCTTAGTCAGTGAAAACAGTTGTCTAGTCTTCTCAGTAAGGCTGGgcacaaccaccaccaccaccacgctCGCTCAGTATGTGGCAGACTGACAGATAAGCAGAGTGAGAGTAGACCTACTCTCTGGCCTGGctacacacagctgatgcaCTCGACATTCATTTAACAACGAGGCCTTTATCGGGGCCCGGTGGAGATGTGGGCAAAACATTTCATGGTGTGACTTAAACCACATTTAGCTTGGTATAAACATTTCTCAATATGTACAGGTCAGAGCAAAATTAGTGTCCACACTGGCATTTTATGAAACGGTTGTTTGTAAACAATAAAAGGATTACATTTTTGTAGTGATTTCTCTGAGGTACTTAAAGAGATTCTTCTCATTTCGCCCCCCAAAAAGCTGTCAATAGATCCGGAAACATAAAGGAAATGTAAGCGATCTGTCGGGTAGTAAGAGGTGACAGTTGCTGTCACAGTGGCTACCTCTGCACTACATCACTAATCTCTTTAATACAGCCGTGCAGGTTGTCCAGTACAGTGTTGGGCCCCATGCTgctcagccctcctcctcctgatgacgATGCCCTCAGTTCCTGCAGGCTGAGCTCCAGCTTCCCCACCGCCTCTCGGAAGGCAAATTTGTTCCTCATCTGAGGGATGCAGTCCACATAACCTGAGCAGTAGTCTAGCAGCTGGTGGCCAGCATCCAGCACCTGGCTGCTGGCAGGGCTTTCGGAGCTGGCATGGAGGGCGCTTCTCAGGCACTCGGCGCACTCCAGCAGGGCCTCGCGGCTAACGCGCTCCAGGGGCACCCTCTCCGCTTGCTGCCTGGTCCGCCGAAGTGCCACTTTGGAGCCggctgtgtgtgaggaggaggcagTGGTGGTGGCTCCGTTGGCCATTTTGGTGGGAGTcgtgttggtggtggtggagcatgacgaggaaaaggaggaggaagatgcagGAGGCACTTGTGGTGGTGGCACTGACGGTCTGCCCGTCGTCGCTCCTCCTGACGTTCGCCCTGACCTGTGACCTTTCAACGTGTCTCCATTTACCTCCACAGGTGCTCCTCCTACCTGCTCCTCACCGTCGCCGCTGTAGGAGTGTTGCAGGCTCCGcagagtaggaggaggaggaggagcacactTGGGTTTGACAAGTCGTGGCCGGTCCCGGTCTGCTTGGTGCTCAGACAGCAGTTTGAAGCGGTTCCCCTGAGAGTCTAAGCCCACCAGATGCACGTCAGCTGGGCTGTGCTTCAGCGTGGGGGAGATCAGGACCGGAACTTTGTGGTTGTGAGTCGGcgcacctgctgcagctgatgacGCACTAGAACTCGAGGTCTTAGAGGGAGATGGCCAACTCTGCTGCCTGTCCAGTCCTCCCGCATTCTCTTCTCTACCCTCCCTGACCCGAGACAGACTGTCTGATTCCCCGACCTCCCCCCCAACCCCTGGTGCCCTCACCCCGACAGCAGTGCCCCGGGGTAGTAGCTTGGCTTTGGGCCTTTCCCTGATCTGTGCAGTCCCCTCATCCATCCTCCGCAACAGAGTTTCTGAGGGCCGTGCAGCCCCGTTCTCTGGCTGGGAGGTTGTGGAAGCAGTCCTCTCGAGAGGGGGCTTTGCACTACGGTTCCTGGGTAAAGTCAGCGCCATGCGCTCCAGGTCAGGCAGCCCAGCAGACATGGAGGAGGTAGAATTGGACCGAGGAAAGGGCTTAGGCCCTCCAGCTATACTTCCACCATCGTCTGAAGAGGCTGTCTTTCCTGTCCGTAGCCCCAGAGTCTTTTTGATGAGTCTGGGCGTGAAAAAACCAGCCAACCCACTCCAACTGCTGCCACTCGTCAATTGAGAGCCAAGGCCCCCGCCAGAGGGCTTTTGTCCAAAAGCAGCCCCACAGCAGCGTGACTGACCCTGGGTGGGTTCCCCGTgggtgtgagagggagaggcagagaagcCACCGAGACTGTCCGACTGGGGTAGGGGAGGAGGAGCGCTGAAATCTGCCGTCGGCTCGTATTTCTTGTGAGGCTGTGTTTCCATCTCCCGGAAGGAACTGCTCCTCTTGGGTGGCGTCGGGAGGTTCTGCTGGAGCTGGGAGGATGGcgaggaggacgacgaggacGACTTTTTCTTTATGAAGGAGCTAAAGAAGCCAGTCTTGCGATCTCGTGTAAATGTGCCCATGTCCTGTGCATCCTCCAGAAGGCCAGCAGGAGATTTATCTCGtggctgctgttttctgggTAGAGCCGGGGAACCTGAGCGACCGTCCCCCCCAAACAGCGTAGAAGCCCAGCctagaaagagaagagagggccagattaaaaccaaacaacagaactgGGCTGAAGCCAGAAGGGAAACATCTATCTTTGTTTAAGGCTGCTTAATATCTAATAAAAAATACTGCCCTCAAGCCTTTTAGTTTCTCAGTATGCCTATACATTAACATCACTCATTGTAACAGACAGGTTTGCTGTCGTGATAAGATCGACTCCATCTTAAAGCTGGTTTTTCCTCCTTGGGGACTCATGAGTAAGGAAAAGGCTTTTCAGAAAAAGGGATGGAGCGCTTTGAGGCTCCGCCAGTTATGAGTGTGCACATACCAATTCAATGATTTATAAGCTACCCTTGTAAAAAACCTGATGATGAATGCACTTAATGGTAAAACATGCCAAACAGAAACTGCCCAACCCCTGTTACTAGGAGGACTGTTGTGCAATTATAATTTTTCACATTGGGCTTGCTGTTAAATCAATAATGAGTGATGCATCATTTTCTCTAACCTTGAGTCAATGAATAAGGACAATTCACTCACGCAGTATGTCTTACTTGGTCATTGGTCTCTCTAAATCAGTAGTATCTGgatgtaaaaatgaatgtatACGAACAACCACAATCACGGGCATATCACATGTACACTTGATGTTTTTGAGAATTTGGTTTTGTGCTTTATGATAAGTTCACATGACTCTTTATTCGATTTATTGGATGCATAACTTATTGAAAGCTATTCTTCACTTTATTGGAAGTAAGTTGTGTTCGTGGAAGTAAACAAAATGGCCACAGTGGCAGAAGAGGTGAAAAGAAGTTAGAccaagacaaagacagacagtcTTATTTACACATCAGGTAAATCACATAAATataacaattttatttttaatataaaacaaataaataagcaaTAAGTTAAAcgagacaagacaaacaacagacaatAGTATGGAAAATTTTATATTTGGGTTAGCAAATATGAATACATGGCGTGTTATGAGTGGGATGTGGGAATAATGGCAATGTAACAAATAGGACAAGACAGAATATGAGCATCTTCCATCACAGATAACAAATACATTCCACATATATGTCAGAAAATGACACCATGAAGCATCTAGTTCACCACGATAAAATTATTGCATTTGATTTGCTTAATTTGTCTTTCTTGTACTATATGGTATTCTTTGAAGCAGCTGGTAACTTCGGTTTGGAAAGGTGTTATAGAGATAAAGTTTATTacttgttattgttattatcattatcatcattattatatttatatttatatacatatatttatatttgggAGTCTTGTCATCAAGCGACCCCATTAATCAGATGATACATGAACTGGAGGAAACTAAAATCTTTCATGTCAGTGCTACAGTGTTGTTGCTTTATGTAACCTGCATTAGGAAACTAGCAAAGACAGGATAAATATTCAGTGTACTCAAATATTCAAtcaatataataaatataaactcAGTTTACTAATATCATATGTTCGTTGGGACAGTAGGGGACTGTTAAATGTAGAAACAGTCACTCTCAGTACTTCAAAATCTGGTAAAGATGACAGGTGACACTGTAGGATTTCTACAGTTCTATTCTTGTTGCTGTGGAGGGATTATTTTAGCGTTTGTGGAGTACATCTTTAGGTTAAGAGTGTTCTATTATAGTTTTACTTTTATCTTTATGACTTTTAATTGGTGTTGGTTGACTGAAGTTTCATTGCTGCATGTTTGTTCGTAAATAGAACCTTGAACCTTAGAAATCAAATACTTGCTCCTAAATGTATCAATTGCTGACACAGTTGTAATTCTAGGCCAGTTTATGAGGACTACGTCAGGCTGTGCTTGCAGAACTGCCTCGAAACAACACCAGATGATCGACCGGGTGCCAGTCGGACGCCAGCAGCAGTGTTCAGTTGGAAAGGAAGATGACGGCTCTTCTCTTCAGACGCCGGGCTTGGCGGCGCTGCAGTGTACTCTGTGGATCCTCTGGCATACCTGCAGAATCATAATGTGGTGCAGCGGACTGGTTGGTAGTAAGGTAGGCTGTACCTGAGTGACCATGCGAGCCGTGGTCGGATCGCCCGTCGAGTCCGCCCTCAATGTtctccttgttttctgtgtgcttGTGGAGTGTGCGAGATTTGGAAGGCAACAGGGGCATGTCGTGACTGAAAGAGTGCAGTGGTCCGCAGTGACCAGAGGAGGCCGTCTTACAGAGCTCCTCAGCCACCTCTGCAATGtccaaaagcagaaaaaaatattcaaattttacACTTTCATCTATACTTCTCTTATTTACTTATCTTACTTCCCATATTTATATACTTCCTCTTAAAGAAGCTTCACTGAAGAGCCTTCTGTATGAGACTCAGTTTGCCTGTTCAGCATAATCAGCACAGCAATTTTAAGAGCTTTATAAAAGCAGGTTTTGAGCTTCTCAAACTGTACCTTCAGAGATGCTGGAGTCATGGAACATCGTTTCAAATGCTTGGTGGATCTCTGCAAATGACGGCCGGTCCAGAGGGCTCCACTGCCAGCCTGGTAGTGAGACAGACAAAAAGGCGTGTCACTAAAAGAAGGTACTGTATGTGAGTGGAAAGCAACTTTTAAGCGAAGGACGCAGTAAATTGTGACATGACACAGAACTGACAGACATATGGACAGACTAAACTTGTTCCAACACATGCTGTCAAACTCTCTTTATGTTCATGTAAAGAGGTAGGTAAGATAGCTGCTACTCACATGCTCTCATGAGTTCATAGACTTTGGGTGGACATCCCTCAGGCTGCTCCATCCGGTAACCTTTCTCCAGGAGGTCATAGACCTGAGACAGATCAATGCCAGGGTATGGAGACATGCCATAGGTGGCAATTTCCCATAGCAGCACCCCAAATGCTGTTAAGAAGATAGTTTTTGAGTATCAAACATTAGCATATTAGAAATACAAGAGGGGAAAACACCGAGTATGAATGTATGCACATGGATTGCTCACCCCACACATCAGACTTGATAGAGAAGGTGTTATATGCAAGGCTCTCTGGTGCAGTCCACTTGATGGGGAACTTGGCCCCAGCGTGGGCAGTGTAGGTGTCGCCAGTCATCAACCGGCTCAGGCCAAAGTCTGCAACCTTCACGACATGATTCTCCCCGACCAGGCAGTTCCTCGCTGCTAGatccctgagagagagagagaggtggggaggaaagagaaattAGACTACTGTGACACATGAAGTGGACAAACTCGTGGAGAAGAAAACTAGACTATCCTCCCTTACCTGTGTATGAAGTTCTTCTTCTCCAGGTACTCCATGGCAGAGGAGATCTGTGTGGCCATGTACAGCAGCACCACAGCATTTACCTCCTCTTTGTCACAATCCCTCAAGTAGTCCAACAGGTTGCCGTGTGGCATGTACTCTGTCACGATGTAGAACGGAGGCTCCAGCGTGCATACACCTGTGGGAGAAGCAGCAGTCAGAATACAGTTACCAACAAACACTAAGGTCAGAATGTACTGCAATAAATATTGTTCATGTGCATATAAAAAGGGTCATTAGCCAAATAGTCAATGTTGGTTATAAATACTGACCTAGTAGCTGAACGAGGTTTGGGTGTTTAACCTCCTTCATGACAGCGGCTTCTTTCAGAAACTCTTCAACTTCCATGGTGTCCTCCTGTCATatagaaaattgaaaaaattcaaaaagagaagatggagaagtTTCATCAGTGAGTTGTACAGACACAAGGACTGGCCGCAAGTGTTCAGCACATGTAATACCAAAGTCCACCTGCAGGTGATGCTCTACCACCACTGTTTTACCCATGCCTCACGACTACAGATCAAAGTACAGAAATAATAATTATCAAGAACATGCTATTCTTACAATTTAGCCTTCTATAATTAACTTGATAGGAGGCCTTTTTCTTACCTTAAGTGTTTTGACAGCCACGGTGAGGTTGTACTTTTTCCACACTCCCACATACACCTCACCATACTGGCCTCCACCCAGCTTGTGCTTCATGGTGATGTCTGTGCGCTCCATCTCCCACTTGTCATGGATGGGCGACACACCGTACACTGTGGGTTTGTTGCATTTGGGTGCTGGGTAGTGCAGGGTGGTGACCAGGCCATCTGCTACAGTGGAGTGGTGGTGGACCAGCTCGGCCAGGGTGGCAAAACGGCTCTCGGATGTCACATACACCTgaggaggggagcagagggACACAGTTTTGAAATGTTATCAACATCTTAACACCAACTACGGCGAACTCTGACCACTCTGTTAAACTCTACCTTTCCATCAGAGCCTGTATTGATTCGGTAGTGGTACACTCTCCCCTCATAGCGGAGAGAAATTGACAGCTGTCCCGGGCTGCTCTCACTTTCCCGGACCAAGAAACTGCCGTTGATGAGGGATGAGAGCAGGTACTCTGCGGCGCTGCGTGACACGGGCCCGTGGTACCAGCTGTGCTTCTCCAGACTGTTGACTGGCGTGATGTAGTTGGATGGTACCCAACCCTGGCCGTTCTTTGAGCGCACTTCGCTCCACTCCCCATTCTGGTTGTAGCCCAGCACACGCAGCTTCTCACCTGGACATGAGAGGGCAAACTTGTAAGACCAACTGTGGCAGCTTAGACTGGTGGTTGGAAATACAACTATGTGTCTTGCTAAAgtgccctttaaaaaaaaaaagacataatagCTAATCAGTACTAACAAATGtcttaaattaaaaagtgaaacaagagCTTAAAGAGAAAGCATCTGACACGGATCACAGGAGTAaattaatttggttttcttaGAAATTCCTTAGggagacacaacacaaagcGAAATGTCTTATCAGGTAACGGGGTTTGTTGTTAATAACAGGTCataaacagcagagaggagtcATGGATACGACGTGCCTCTCGTTGAAAGTACATCAAACACTATGGAACAATGATAGGGTTGGGTGAGCGGCATATCTGTCATAGAGGGCTAGGCAAAACCAGGCATGTAGCGACTTGGTCTGttgtctccgtctgtctgtgacGCAAGTGCAGAAGACATGAGGGAGCAGCGGGGTTGATGTGCTGGAGACTGGAGGGGAGAGGGAGCAATCAGAGCAACAAACACTAAATGAAGCCGTGGTCAGACTGATCGGGgattggaaaaagaaaaaaggggaagatgaaggggaggaagaggaagagagggaagcAGAAGTTCGAGTCCAACTACCTCTGCACTTCCACCACACCTTTCGACACCAAGTTTTCTTCCTGTCTACACTCGTCTTTATCTCTCCCTCCACTCAGACTCGCACACAAATCCCTTCACCCCTTGAATTCTTTCAGTAACTCTGATGACTACACGGCATGTTACTCTTTAGTGGGTGTTCagactggagaagaaaaaaaaacaacaaaaaaacgcaAGGTGCTGCGTTGGTGTGGTGTTGCTTCAGATTCTGGTGAAACACTTACATTAATCACAGTGAAGAAACTGATTAATGCTTTTAAAGGCTTATCAGATGCCAAAACACTGTGTAGTGGTTTAGAATACCCAGACAAGAATTCACAACTTGAAACATTATCACAGTAGCAACAATGCAATAACTGATTATTATCGGCTTCTTGTGACCAATAATCTCTAAAAGTTCAGGGTTTCCCACACATATAGGATCCACCTAAGTACATTAACAGCAACCATGTATATTTAGTGATCCATTTTagcaatttttaatttttctatcCGTCTGAGAGAATGACACCATCTGCGGTCGATTAACTAGCGGACAATCTGCCCTCAGTCTCCCAACTACTGTCAACCAAATGCTCTCTGGTTACATCCCTCCTGTAAACTGGCTTTGACAAGAAATACTGGCTGTGATGTAACTTCTCCTATTTAACGTAGACCTACATATACCGTTCACTTGTACCAACTTTTGAGTGCAGCTggttgctgcagtgttgtttggGACATACTGCTTTTGATCGGCTACATAATAAACCAGCCTCTTCCACACACTGCTCGCTGGCTGTTATGACAATGGATtcaagggtgaaaaaaaatcctaaagGAGCAAAGAGTGTTCTGCAGGCAATCGGGGTCAATCCCAAATTGACCCCGATTTGTAGAGCTAAGCAGACTATATCCCTCCTCTCGGAACCCTAACAATTGTGTTGTCTTCCtcttaaactgtaaaaaaaacatccacatcgGCAACAACATGTTTGGCTCTCTAGTCCACACTGTGTGGTGGCGGTCTTCTTTCTaatcttcctttccttcttcttcttctctatgTTTCTCACAAAGCCACCGATATGGCATGTGTGGTTGCAAGTACTTTACTGGTCACAGCGGCACCATACTGAATGACTGATCATGCTGCAGCAAAAGTTGAGCCAGGTTCCGTTTTAATTTTTGCCAGACTACCCTGTCTTTTCTGGCAAACTGAGCCGCAGGAACAGCCTTGTTCAAACGAACGAGGTGACTGcgcctttttttccacactggGCGAGAATTGATTTGGATGCAGATTTAGGGAATCATGACTGGGTCACATAATGCCTTAAACTGTAAGAAATAGCAGAAATTTAACAGTAAGTCTAGTCAGTAAAAGCAACCATGGCCCGCAAATCAGACCTTCTCTTAAAGCGAAAAACTCTTTGCTAGCTATCCAGAGAACTACATTAAACAGAGATGGTTATCCACATCCAGCCCACCAATCCATCAGTCTCCGctgtgtctgtcttcctctgtgtctgtaaGTTTTGTGGGAGTGGAAACACTGActgcctctctgcctcacacTGGGAGCAACGTGTGCCTGAAGCGGGCCTCCGGTCTGGTCTAGCCTGGTTTGGCCTGGCATGGAGAAGAGACGACGCTTAGCCCCAGACAGGGGCCTGCTAAGCCTCTCTCTGTGATCAGCCTCTGCCCGCTGCGCTCATCCACCTGTTATTATTACAGTTGAACATATTCCATATTAATGCAGCATTAGAGGCATGCTGGGCTGGTTCCATGTGACAGAGCAAAGAGCAGGACGGAGAGGAAAAGTGCAGCGGAGCCTGGGAGTGCACATGTGCTTGCATGCATGTGGGCAGGGATCTCAGATTCACTCCATGAGTCAGGGTCTAAACATCATTTCCATCCCCGGCAGCTGCCGTGGAAGTCCTAAAACGATGGATAATTAACACACTCTGCCACGTTTAATGCTTTAGATCGGGTTGGGGATAAGAGCCTGGCTGTCTCTGGATAATATTATAAAGATATTTTTAGCTCATTACTCAGGGGAGAGCTGGGTGACCGGTTAACTGCTGCTGGTTGAGAGAAAGGAGGTCTTGACTGTTTGCAATGGAGAGAAGAGTGAGAAAATATTGAAAAGACATCAGTTGTATTTTAGTCTTGCTGTTTGCAAAGctttaaagtaacatttcaTTGTGACCAGCTATAATAGCATTTTTCAACATCTGGATTTGTTGATAATGAAGAATAAAAGCATTTAGCTCACAAATGTTGTTAAGGAATCAAAGTTACGTTTAAAAGAGCGTGTGGGTGTGACAAAGAAAACTGTAGGCTGGGTCAGATACCTGCTGATGTCACAACAGGGTGAAATCATAATAATGGTGGTTTCTGCTCCAGTGACACACTACATTCCTCTGACATAACTATACTTTTACTCATAAAACATTCTTTTCTAGGAGCTGAGCTGCCAATCACTGTCCCTGCCTCAGGGCATGACTGTAAGAAAATCACTCAGTTCTGTtgcaacaaacagcaacaatgCTGCTTAGGAAGGTGTGGTTGAGAAATGAGTAACATCACGTAGCTAAGAAACAGGCTTCGGTGATGAAACATGGAAAGACTGTACCGTTGGACAAGCCTTTCAAGTTTCAGCACACAACATGACTAAAACGTTTTTTTGAGAGTCAGTAAGCAAACATAAACACGATCAGCTGGGCAATTAATTCACAGTGATCAACTCCACTGTTTACCTTTGGTGATGCTGAGCGTGTTGTCTCCGCTGGCGACAAAGTCATAAAGTGCAACGAAGAGGTTGGGGTCGCTCTCGGCCGCCCCCAGCAGGTTTTCCTTGGAGCTCCAGCGCACCGCCTCCGTCAGCGCCGCCGAGTCCAGGCCGAATGGCCTGTGGAGAGCTTCTGGAGGAAGACGATAGGGCAAAgggcaggaagagagaagaaacactgtTAGACTAGAAAACAAAATTGTGACTGAGATGCAACATCACTCACACATGTGAACAGTGgcaagaaaagagacagaaacactccgacacattaaaaaaaaataacatattacAATAAGTTGCTTTATGCCTAAAAGTCTCTCAGCAGatacaaatcacaaaaaatgttctATTCCTCTCCTGTCTTGAGGCAAACAGTGCTCCAGTAGCAGGGGGAGCTGAGTGGTAAGACTGATGTCCTCTAACCAAATGCTACAGATTGAATCCAGCATAATCCCAAAAGCCCATTTCACACATGGTCTACCTGTCTGTCCAGGCGGGTTCCCCTGCCTGTGTCCTGTGTGGAGGGGACGGCCGCTCAGAGCAGCCCACTCTTCCTCAAAACTGCTGCTTGCCTGCAGGCACCTCAAAAGCATTACTTTAACCAATCCACTCTCTGAAGAGCACTGTTATCACGAGACACACAGAGGCCTGTTGTGTCTAGCCCAAACCAGGTAAGATCTGATGAGGGAGTGTTTTTGTACCTGTGTATATACAGAGAGCAAGAGGGAGGAGCCAAAGCACTGGGATGGGAAGCTGTGAT includes the following:
- the abl2 gene encoding tyrosine-protein kinase ABL2 isoform X3, with product MLLRCLQASSSFEEEWAALSGRPLHTGHRQGNPPGQTALHRPFGLDSAALTEAVRWSSKENLLGAAESDPNLFVALYDFVASGDNTLSITKGEKLRVLGYNQNGEWSEVRSKNGQGWVPSNYITPVNSLEKHSWYHGPVSRSAAEYLLSSLINGSFLVRESESSPGQLSISLRYEGRVYHYRINTGSDGKVYVTSESRFATLAELVHHHSTVADGLVTTLHYPAPKCNKPTVYGVSPIHDKWEMERTDITMKHKLGGGQYGEVYVGVWKKYNLTVAVKTLKEDTMEVEEFLKEAAVMKEVKHPNLVQLLGVCTLEPPFYIVTEYMPHGNLLDYLRDCDKEEVNAVVLLYMATQISSAMEYLEKKNFIHRDLAARNCLVGENHVVKVADFGLSRLMTGDTYTAHAGAKFPIKWTAPESLAYNTFSIKSDVWAFGVLLWEIATYGMSPYPGIDLSQVYDLLEKGYRMEQPEGCPPKVYELMRACWQWSPLDRPSFAEIHQAFETMFHDSSISEEVAEELCKTASSGHCGPLHSFSHDMPLLPSKSRTLHKHTENKENIEGGLDGRSDHGSHGHSGWASTLFGGDGRSGSPALPRKQQPRDKSPAGLLEDAQDMGTFTRDRKTGFFSSFIKKKSSSSSSSPSSQLQQNLPTPPKRSSSFREMETQPHKKYEPTADFSAPPPLPQSDSLGGFSASPSHTHGEPTQGQSRCCGAAFGQKPSGGGLGSQLTSGSSWSGLAGFFTPRLIKKTLGLRTGKTASSDDGGSIAGGPKPFPRSNSTSSMSAGLPDLERMALTLPRNRSAKPPLERTASTTSQPENGAARPSETLLRRMDEGTAQIRERPKAKLLPRGTAVGVRAPGVGGEVGESDSLSRVREGREENAGGLDRQQSWPSPSKTSSSSASSAAAGAPTHNHKVPVLISPTLKHSPADVHLVGLDSQGNRFKLLSEHQADRDRPRLVKPKCAPPPPPTLRSLQHSYSGDGEEQVGGAPVEVNGDTLKGHRSGRTSGGATTGRPSVPPPQVPPASSSSFSSSCSTTTNTTPTKMANGATTTASSSHTAGSKVALRRTRQQAERVPLERVSREALLECAECLRSALHASSESPASSQVLDAGHQLLDYCSGYVDCIPQMRNKFAFREAVGKLELSLQELRASSSGGGGLSSMGPNTVLDNLHGCIKEISDVVQR
- the abl2 gene encoding tyrosine-protein kinase ABL2 isoform X2, whose amino-acid sequence is MGQQVGRVGEGTSTGLQPPQPHASQPHQGKGNRGSGAGRRPREPGSSTGTPPGRTAAVNVPDPGINIFTQHSALHRPFGLDSAALTEAVRWSSKENLLGAAESDPNLFVALYDFVASGDNTLSITKGEKLRVLGYNQNGEWSEVRSKNGQGWVPSNYITPVNSLEKHSWYHGPVSRSAAEYLLSSLINGSFLVRESESSPGQLSISLRYEGRVYHYRINTGSDGKVYVTSESRFATLAELVHHHSTVADGLVTTLHYPAPKCNKPTVYGVSPIHDKWEMERTDITMKHKLGGGQYGEVYVGVWKKYNLTVAVKTLKEDTMEVEEFLKEAAVMKEVKHPNLVQLLGVCTLEPPFYIVTEYMPHGNLLDYLRDCDKEEVNAVVLLYMATQISSAMEYLEKKNFIHRDLAARNCLVGENHVVKVADFGLSRLMTGDTYTAHAGAKFPIKWTAPESLAYNTFSIKSDVWAFGVLLWEIATYGMSPYPGIDLSQVYDLLEKGYRMEQPEGCPPKVYELMRACWQWSPLDRPSFAEIHQAFETMFHDSSISEEVAEELCKTASSGHCGPLHSFSHDMPLLPSKSRTLHKHTENKENIEGGLDGRSDHGSHGHSGWASTLFGGDGRSGSPALPRKQQPRDKSPAGLLEDAQDMGTFTRDRKTGFFSSFIKKKSSSSSSSPSSQLQQNLPTPPKRSSSFREMETQPHKKYEPTADFSAPPPLPQSDSLGGFSASPSHTHGEPTQGQSRCCGAAFGQKPSGGGLGSQLTSGSSWSGLAGFFTPRLIKKTLGLRTGKTASSDDGGSIAGGPKPFPRSNSTSSMSAGLPDLERMALTLPRNRSAKPPLERTASTTSQPENGAARPSETLLRRMDEGTAQIRERPKAKLLPRGTAVGVRAPGVGGEVGESDSLSRVREGREENAGGLDRQQSWPSPSKTSSSSASSAAAGAPTHNHKVPVLISPTLKHSPADVHLVGLDSQGNRFKLLSEHQADRDRPRLVKPKCAPPPPPTLRSLQHSYSGDGEEQVGGAPVEVNGDTLKGHRSGRTSGGATTGRPSVPPPQVPPASSSSFSSSCSTTTNTTPTKMANGATTTASSSHTAGSKVALRRTRQQAERVPLERVSREALLECAECLRSALHASSESPASSQVLDAGHQLLDYCSGYVDCIPQMRNKFAFREAVGKLELSLQELRASSSGGGGLSSMGPNTVLDNLHGCIKEISDVVQR
- the abl2 gene encoding tyrosine-protein kinase ABL2 isoform X1; its protein translation is MGQQVGRVGEGTSTGLQPPQPHASQPHQGKGNRGSGAGRRPREPGSSTGTPPGRTAAVNVPDPGINIFTQHSEALHRPFGLDSAALTEAVRWSSKENLLGAAESDPNLFVALYDFVASGDNTLSITKGEKLRVLGYNQNGEWSEVRSKNGQGWVPSNYITPVNSLEKHSWYHGPVSRSAAEYLLSSLINGSFLVRESESSPGQLSISLRYEGRVYHYRINTGSDGKVYVTSESRFATLAELVHHHSTVADGLVTTLHYPAPKCNKPTVYGVSPIHDKWEMERTDITMKHKLGGGQYGEVYVGVWKKYNLTVAVKTLKEDTMEVEEFLKEAAVMKEVKHPNLVQLLGVCTLEPPFYIVTEYMPHGNLLDYLRDCDKEEVNAVVLLYMATQISSAMEYLEKKNFIHRDLAARNCLVGENHVVKVADFGLSRLMTGDTYTAHAGAKFPIKWTAPESLAYNTFSIKSDVWAFGVLLWEIATYGMSPYPGIDLSQVYDLLEKGYRMEQPEGCPPKVYELMRACWQWSPLDRPSFAEIHQAFETMFHDSSISEEVAEELCKTASSGHCGPLHSFSHDMPLLPSKSRTLHKHTENKENIEGGLDGRSDHGSHGHSGWASTLFGGDGRSGSPALPRKQQPRDKSPAGLLEDAQDMGTFTRDRKTGFFSSFIKKKSSSSSSSPSSQLQQNLPTPPKRSSSFREMETQPHKKYEPTADFSAPPPLPQSDSLGGFSASPSHTHGEPTQGQSRCCGAAFGQKPSGGGLGSQLTSGSSWSGLAGFFTPRLIKKTLGLRTGKTASSDDGGSIAGGPKPFPRSNSTSSMSAGLPDLERMALTLPRNRSAKPPLERTASTTSQPENGAARPSETLLRRMDEGTAQIRERPKAKLLPRGTAVGVRAPGVGGEVGESDSLSRVREGREENAGGLDRQQSWPSPSKTSSSSASSAAAGAPTHNHKVPVLISPTLKHSPADVHLVGLDSQGNRFKLLSEHQADRDRPRLVKPKCAPPPPPTLRSLQHSYSGDGEEQVGGAPVEVNGDTLKGHRSGRTSGGATTGRPSVPPPQVPPASSSSFSSSCSTTTNTTPTKMANGATTTASSSHTAGSKVALRRTRQQAERVPLERVSREALLECAECLRSALHASSESPASSQVLDAGHQLLDYCSGYVDCIPQMRNKFAFREAVGKLELSLQELRASSSGGGGLSSMGPNTVLDNLHGCIKEISDVVQR